The following DNA comes from Chloroflexota bacterium.
GCCGCCGGATATAGTAAGGCGAAGGTTTTCGATCCAGATGGTAGCATGAGCTCTGCTCTACCTTTCTTCGCAGCGATGAACGGCTGGGGACCCCTTGATGGAGCCATATACGGGATGAGTTGCCTGAGCTGGGCAGACCGGGACAGGAGTCCCCTTGTCCAGCGGATGTATGACATGCTGCTCAGGTACCGTACTGGTGGGGGCGACATCTCGAACTACGTTGACAACCAGGCCTATGAGGGTGCCGGTTCTTCGTTTGTAGCTGTCCCGTTCGACATCCTGGATCGGGCGGTAAGGGAAGTGGGTGCTGGAAACTTCAATGGCCAGGCCTACTATGAGGCCACCATCAAATACAAAACGGATGGCCCGATATGGGAAAACTACCCGGTAAACGGTTACAGCGAGACAAAACGGACCCTGATGGACTACACCGCGTTATGGGGACAATCAATGCTGCCGAAAAGTCCTTCACGTGGACAGGCAAGTGGCTGCCGCTAATCCTGGAGCCTTGATATAGGTCGGGCATCGTTCACAGGCAACGGTGGCTTTATAGGGTACACCTGTGACCTAGTCTTCTGGCAGGGTTACGGTGGTGGAGGACAGTCCGGTGTCAAGCTAATTCGCTGTTTCTTTTTTTGACCGCTGCTTCTCCACTGCTTGGCCAATCACTTACAGCTACACGGAGTCAACGGACTCGTTTGGCCAGCCTACCTGACGGACGGAAGGTACGTATCGCCGATATACTGTTCCCTCTCCAGTTCGGCGTACTCCTCGTCGCTCATTTTGAGGATTTGTTTGAAGACATACTCATTGTGCTCGCCCAGACCGCATGGTGCCAGGTATGCCTTTTGCGGTGCACGCAGGTATCTCCAGGGGAAGCCAGCGTAGAGGTGAGTCCCGCACCACTTCTGGGTGATTTCCAGGAAGAAGTTGCGCTCCTTCAAATGAGGATCATTATAGGCGTCCCTTTCATTCAGTACCGGCCCGGCGGGAACCCCCTCTTCCTGAAGTAGACGCACGGCCTGGTATTTGTTGTGCTGGCCGGTCCACTCCTCGATGTGACTGTCAATCTTATCATGGTTCTGATAGCGACTGATGGCATCGGAGAACCTTCTCTCCTTGGTCCACGGTGGATTGCCGATGGCACGACAAAAACCCTCCCATTCCTCATCATTAGTAATGGTAATCACTATGTATTCGTCTATGCCCTCGCCGGCGCATCGGTAGCAGCCCTGGATCGCCGCCGGGTGGCGATTTCCCATCGTTTCCTGAACCCTGCCGTTCATGGTGTAGTCCATGAACGCTTCCCCCAGGCAAGAAGCCACACATTGGCTCTGAGCAAGGTCAATCATTTGCCCCTTTCCGGTTTTTTGCCGATGGTAGAGGGCCATTATGGCAGATAAGGCTATGCCACAGCCACCGACAGTGTCCATGGTGAAGGTGAGGGTCCTCTTTGGCATGTCATCTACCGAATACTGACTCAGCCAGGTATGGCCTACCCCCCCCTCTGCCTGAGAGCCGTAGCCCCTCCAGGTGCGGTAGGGGCCTTTCACACCGTAGCTGGGGGCCCGAACCATAATCAGGCGAGGATTGACCTGACTGAGCACATCGTAGGTCAGTCCCAGCTTTTCCATTACTCCAAAGGCGTTGTTCTCTATGAATATATCCGAGATCTTTACCAGTTCTTTGAAGATCTGGTTGCCCCTCGGACGTTCCAGGTCAATTGTCATAGCATATTTGTTTCTGCCGTGGCTGTTGAACATGGTAGCCCTGTTCCAGGGCGTCTCACCTGGCGTGCGGTTCGGATATTGATACATGCCTCCTTTCGGAGTATTCTCATATAATCCCGCTGGGGGCTGAGGCATCATGCCTCTGGTGGTGGAAGCAAAGTGTTGAATAGACTCTACTCTGATAACTTCAGCCCCAAGGTCGCCCAGCAGCATGGTGGCATAGGGGCCGGCCCAGGTGGTGGTGATATCTAAAACCCTTATTCCTTCGAGTGGTAGTCTGTTAGCCATACACCAGTCCTCCTTTTACAATCCATAACTCAGATTAGATAACCCCTGCCGCCCTCAGTCGTGCCAGGTCCTCTTTGCTGTAGCCTAGCTTTGCGTAGACGTCAGCGTTGTGCTGCCCCAGGAGAGGCGCTGGCATCCTCACCTGGAAGCCGCCCTCCGGCATATCCAGGGGCGCTCCGGGGTAAGTCAGCTCGCCCACCACCGGGTGGTCGATCCTAACCCAGAAGCCCCTCGCATTCAGGTGGGGGTCTTTTACTACATCCTCGGGGGTATTGATCGGTGTAACGGCCACGCCTGACGCTTGCATTTCTTGAGCTGCCTGCTGTTTGGTGCGGGTGGATAGCCACTCGGCCAGGATGGCATCGATATCGGCAGCATAGGTCAGATCGTAGAGATTCTGGAACCTGGGGTCGTCCATTAGTTCGGGCCTGCCTAGAGCGCGGCACATTTTGGGCCACATCACCGGTGGGCAGATGACCAGTACCCAGCCGTCTTTGCAGCGTAAGTATCCACTGCTGACCACAGTCCATCTGGCGGTGGTGAGGTCTTCGCGTGGGGTGATGAAACCGGTATAGGCATAGGAGAGCAGATGGGTATCACGCCTGTCGGTGCTGCCTAGCTGGACTTCCATAAGAGAAACGTCGATGTACTCGCCAAGGCCGATCTGTTGGGCACTGTAACTAGCGGCTATGGTGGCTATCGCCGCTAGCCAGCCAGCCTCGTACATCTTCACGTTGCGGGTCACACCTACGGGCGGTCGGTCCGGTGTTCCAGTGGAGTTCATTGCCCCGCCCATGGCAAAGGTAATAAGGTCACTGGACTTGGAATCGCGGTAGGGACCAGTTTGCCCGAAGTTGGAGATGGAGGTCATCACCAATTTCGGGTTTATCTTTTCCAATTCTTTGAAGCTGAGTCCCAATCTCTCCATAACTCCAGGGCTAAAGCTCTCCACGAGGATGTCCGCATCCTTCACCAGTGCCTTAAAGATCTTCTGGCCAGTCTGGGTTTTGAGGTTCAAAGTGATGCCCTTCTTATTGGTGTTGAGATAAAGAAAGAGGCCGCTCTTTTCAGGATGGGGATCATCCTGGAAGAAGGGGCCCATTCTTCTTGCTGGGTCCCCTTCGCCGAGTCTTTCGATCTTGATGACATCGGCACCGTAGTCAGCTAAGAGCTTGGTGCAGTAGGGGCCGGCGATGTACCAGGTCAGGTCCAATATCCTTACGCCTGATAAGGCTTGCTGTAGCAAGTCTTCCCTCCTTATGGTGAGAAATGTCTGATATCAGAGATGCAGTCGCCTCAGTAGCTTGGTGACGAAGCGGCAACCGGCGATCTTCTAACAGGAATTGTATCAACTCGTATCGCAGCCGTCAAAAAGAGGTTCTGAAGTAGTCCTGAAGAGCGAGGCCTTTTGAGGTTGTTGGCACAGCCTGAATCAAGGTTACTACATTAGGGCCAAGGCTCATAATAATGGAAACCTCCTCCTAAGTTGTTCTTGGAACTTCCATTGTGCCGGTCCCCTTGATTGATGCATATTGCCCAGTCACCTCTGCCTCTTTTGGCACATGCCACCTAATTCCGGGTCTTCGACCTGGGTTTAGAATAAGCTTCCGGCGTATCTTATCCGTGAGGAACGGCTGCTGTCTTCAGGTCTAGCTTGTCCAGTTTGTCTGCCAAATTCTTCAATCCTAGCTTTTCCAACTCCGCTCTCGTGGGGGCGCCGGTGATGGGGTCGCAGCCTCTCAGTTCGTAGTACTCGGTATTCATCTTCTCCAGAGCCTCACGCTGCGCCCTTGATGTGCCTAGTCTCCGGGCCACCGGCAAGATGCCGTCGGCGAGCACCTGGCCGTAGCCCTCTTTCTTGGCGATTTTGTCAATCATGGCCGCTCTGTCGTCGTGGGCTATGGCACCAACGGGACAGGCGGCCCGGCAGAAAGCCTCCTCGCAGTGGAGGCAGAAGACGGAGACACTGTACAGCATCCCGCCGTCTACTGTCCGAACCACCTTTATCCTGAACTTCGTCGGGTTGAACTCCCCCTCATGCACAAAGCTACATACGGCTTCACACATGCGGCAGCTGACACACTTCGTCCGGTTCCATACAATTCTGTCCACACCTCGACCTCCTGACTTAGGCGGTAGTAAGAGCCTCAAGCCGTAGTCGATCCACCGTTGACTGGTATCACCTGTCCAGTGATCCAGGAGGCTTCTTCTGAGGCAAGATAGACCGCCGCCGCAGCAATATCTGCCGGAGTCGCAGGGCGAGCTATCGGTTTGGTCTTTGCCCATTCTTCGGCCCCAGGGACGTTGTTCATAACCGCTATTTCGACGCAGTTCACGGTTACCCCAAATCGGCCCACTTCGCTGGACAATTGCTTGCTGAAACCCACGGCTCCGGCCTTTCCCGCCGCGTACAAGCTGATACCCATCCCATTCCCCACCCGATACGCTCCAGAGGTAATGGTGATAATCCGCCCCCAGCCACGGTCGCACATCTCATCCAGCAGAACCTTGGTACAATAGAGTACGCCATAGAGATTGACCTCAATGAATTTATGCCACCCTTCGATGGGCATATCCCGGAACTGGGTGGGGACAAAGGCTCCGACGCCCGCATTGCCGGCATTGTTGACTAGAATATCGATGGAGCCAAAGGATGCCCGCCCCGCTTCAGCCATCTTGCGAACGGATTCCAGTTTGGTGACGTCCCCTTGGACGGCAACCGCTCGTCCCTCTGTCGCCAGGATTTCCATGACCGTGGATTGGGCGCGCTCCAGATAGTAGTCATTGATGACTACTGCAGCGCCCTGCTTGGCCAGGGCCTTGGCAATGCCTGCTCCCACCCCTTGGCCCGCACCGGTTACGAGCGCTGTGTGTCGCTTCAGATTGAACATGATAACCCTCCTATGATGCTTCGGTCGTTTTAGAGTAAATGACCCCGCTAGAATGCTGTACCCCGACCTCGATTCTGGTCAGCTCTTTTAGCCCGTTCATCCCTATCCGTCCCGCAGCCGCCGCCCTGAGTTTCATTTCCACTCCTTATTGTCCATTATAGGGCTTCGTGCTTAATCGTGTGTGATCGGCGAATGGTTCTGCTATCTCAGTCAGCTATCGCTCCCTTAATTCCTGATGGCTTGCTCAAACAAACGTGCTGATGATGTCTTACTGATACCGCTGGATCGTGTGTTGAGGCAATGCTAACACCAAAATAGCAGATTGTCAACGTAGTTGACTGGTGTGCTAACATCAGTGGGTTATTGTGCAAACTGTGGGTGAGCCAATGTCAATATAGCACAACGCTATACAAGTGATGTGCGATTACGGTAACACAACAGTTGACAGATGATATCTGGTAGCCTATACTGGACTGCGTCGAAAATCGCAGAGGGAACCGAGTGTTCTGCTCTTCCCGAGCAGAAGGGCCTTAATCATGACACTGATGGGATTACAGATGCTTATACCGGGGGAGTGCTAAGAAAGATTCGGTAAAGGTTAGCGATTGGTTGCCCGACACTGTGGAATGAAGAAGGTCTGGCGAGAGCGAGATACATCTTGGGACCACCAAGTTGGCCCTGGCGAAAGTGTCTGATGAACCAAAGAGTGGCGCTAAGATGGGAAGCTGGTGATGAACGAATGCCGTGAACTACAGGTGAGCCAATGCAGCATTGATGACCAGACAAGGCTAATATGGGAAATCTCGGTTAGGTCAGAAAGGAGGATGTTCAATGTCTCAGGTGCGTTTTGATGGCCAGGTGGCTGTAGTGACTGGTGCCGGCGGTGGCCTAGGCCGGGAGTACGCTATCTTACTGGCCGAGCGTGGTGCTAAAGTCCTGGTAAATGACCTGGGGACTGACTTCCTGGGTAAAGGCTCCAACCCGGCTATGGCACAGGCCGTTGCCGATGAGATTAAAGCGGCCGGAGGGATCGCCATAGCCAACGGTGATTCCGTTGCGACGACCAAGGGCGCTGAGACCATTATCAAGCAGGCGGTGGATGCTTGGGGAAGGGTAGACATACTGATCAATAATGCTGGTGTTGTGAGAAGCACTGGCAGCCTCGATCAGGTCACAGATGAAGATTATGAGTTTGATATGTCCGTTGCTGCCGGTGGCACGTTCCGAATGACACGCGCGGTTTGGCGAAGGATGTGGGACCAGGATTACGGGCGAGTCTTGAACGTCTCCTCGGCATCAGTCTTCGGCATGGGAAGTGCCTTATCATATCCGGCAACAAAGGCAGCGGTGCTGGGAATGACGCGTACCCTCGCTGTGGCCGTCCAACACCACAAGAAGAACATCAAGATCAACTGTATCATGCCCAGCGCCTATGGGCGCTTGGCCGTGTTCGGGGGCCCGAGATTTGAGGAATCCATGAAGAAACTCCCGGTGCATAGCTGTGCGCCAGTCGTGGCGTGGCTGGTCCATCGAGATGTCCCCTGCAATGGGGAGATTCTGCTGATTGGTGGGGGGCATTTTGCGCGCGTGTTTATGGGCCTGTGCCAGGGATATCATGGCTCGCCGGATATCACCATCGAGGAGGTGAGGGAACACTTTGCTGAGGGTATGGATATCACCAACTTCAGCATACCTGCCTCAACATTCGATCCAGTAGTCACGTGGTCGGTTGTGGATTTCAGCGAATTCATGGATCTTGTGATGAGGTGAGTTGGACACATATCTTAAAAGAAGGTGGCGTGGCTAGTTGTACTGAACCTGGGGAGTGACTGCTAGATGGAGGGCTGGCAGCTTGCTGTCGTCATTGTGGTAGGTGTCACCGTTGTCACGTCCCTGTTTCTCATTGGGTTTCTTGTCTTGCTCTTCTCAATCTTCGCTCGGGTAAGTGGATGGAATGTCTTGGCTCAAAGATACAAAGCCACGATCGAGCCGCAAGGTCAGAAGCTTACGAGGCAGTCGATGAAGATGGGTCCCGTGTGGTCGCAATTCTCTATGACAGTCGTCCTCAGTGGCCAGGGCATGTACCTGGCGCGGGAGCCGAGGCGCGTGCCTAAGTCGTGGGTATGGCGGCCGTTACAAGCCATTCGAAAGCGCCCGCCTTTGCTGATCCCATGGTTTGAGTTCAAGTCGCCCCACGGAAGGGGCGGCTTTTTCTCGGATGGCAGGCAATTGAGTTGTCTATTGGCGAGCCAGAGATAGCCGTTATCACGGTTCCCTTGGAGCTCTACAAAGAGATGACCAGCTACCTCGGTCACTCAGCAGTGGCCGAAATAGTCAGGGAAAGGCACTGAGTATCCGATCCAAACCCGTATTATGGATGTAGATACAAGCGAGAGCGCTAGCGATTTTGGCTTAGTCTTCTCCCCCCTCACTGTACGTGCGCCTTGCCTGTGGAGGATATTAGTAACAAAGTCGCCACCCTCTTGTGCAACGAAAGGGCGGATTCTCGCCCTCTTGAATAGGCACTCGTTCTAGTAAACAATCCGGACTTCGACTTGCTGAGAGGCCCAACCTGCTCGACAGTTTTCTCTGCATGGCCTGAAGAAGTCAGAACCACCAGTATTATCTTTCGGGTTAGGTACGGGCCTCGCCCTCTCTACTCCGTCACCAGGGGAATCCAGCTATCCACCCACACCAGGTCCTTGACCGAGGCATCGAACCTATATATCGCTATGTGATCCGCCA
Coding sequences within:
- a CDS encoding CoA transferase, which codes for MANRLPLEGIRVLDITTTWAGPYATMLLGDLGAEVIRVESIQHFASTTRGMMPQPPAGLYENTPKGGMYQYPNRTPGETPWNRATMFNSHGRNKYAMTIDLERPRGNQIFKELVKISDIFIENNAFGVMEKLGLTYDVLSQVNPRLIMVRAPSYGVKGPYRTWRGYGSQAEGGVGHTWLSQYSVDDMPKRTLTFTMDTVGGCGIALSAIMALYHRQKTGKGQMIDLAQSQCVASCLGEAFMDYTMNGRVQETMGNRHPAAIQGCYRCAGEGIDEYIVITITNDEEWEGFCRAIGNPPWTKERRFSDAISRYQNHDKIDSHIEEWTGQHNKYQAVRLLQEEGVPAGPVLNERDAYNDPHLKERNFFLEITQKWCGTHLYAGFPWRYLRAPQKAYLAPCGLGEHNEYVFKQILKMSDEEYAELEREQYIGDTYLPSVR
- a CDS encoding CoA transferase; amino-acid sequence: MRREDLLQQALSGVRILDLTWYIAGPYCTKLLADYGADVIKIERLGEGDPARRMGPFFQDDPHPEKSGLFLYLNTNKKGITLNLKTQTGQKIFKALVKDADILVESFSPGVMERLGLSFKELEKINPKLVMTSISNFGQTGPYRDSKSSDLITFAMGGAMNSTGTPDRPPVGVTRNVKMYEAGWLAAIATIAASYSAQQIGLGEYIDVSLMEVQLGSTDRRDTHLLSYAYTGFITPREDLTTARWTVVSSGYLRCKDGWVLVICPPVMWPKMCRALGRPELMDDPRFQNLYDLTYAADIDAILAEWLSTRTKQQAAQEMQASGVAVTPINTPEDVVKDPHLNARGFWVRIDHPVVGELTYPGAPLDMPEGGFQVRMPAPLLGQHNADVYAKLGYSKEDLARLRAAGVI
- a CDS encoding SDR family oxidoreductase translates to MFNLKRHTALVTGAGQGVGAGIAKALAKQGAAVVINDYYLERAQSTVMEILATEGRAVAVQGDVTKLESVRKMAEAGRASFGSIDILVNNAGNAGVGAFVPTQFRDMPIEGWHKFIEVNLYGVLYCTKVLLDEMCDRGWGRIITITSGAYRVGNGMGISLYAAGKAGAVGFSKQLSSEVGRFGVTVNCVEIAVMNNVPGAEEWAKTKPIARPATPADIAAAAVYLASEEASWITGQVIPVNGGSTTA
- a CDS encoding SDR family NAD(P)-dependent oxidoreductase encodes the protein MSQVRFDGQVAVVTGAGGGLGREYAILLAERGAKVLVNDLGTDFLGKGSNPAMAQAVADEIKAAGGIAIANGDSVATTKGAETIIKQAVDAWGRVDILINNAGVVRSTGSLDQVTDEDYEFDMSVAAGGTFRMTRAVWRRMWDQDYGRVLNVSSASVFGMGSALSYPATKAAVLGMTRTLAVAVQHHKKNIKINCIMPSAYGRLAVFGGPRFEESMKKLPVHSCAPVVAWLVHRDVPCNGEILLIGGGHFARVFMGLCQGYHGSPDITIEEVREHFAEGMDITNFSIPASTFDPVVTWSVVDFSEFMDLVMR